From the Solanum pennellii chromosome 4, SPENNV200 genome, one window contains:
- the LOC107016379 gene encoding glucan endo-1,3-beta-glucosidase 8-like encodes MAHIKFLIWACCLALSTSFAYGLGVNWGTQAAQTLPPSTIVQMLKDNKIDKVKLFDSDHWTVKYFAGTGIEVMLGLPNNQLEKFANDYDFAKEWVKNNVSAHLYNGGVDIKFVAVGNEPFLKAYNGSFLKSTFPALQNVQKALNSAGLGDKIKATIPQNADVYESGNSGPSQGNFRSDIRDLMQKICRFFKDNNAPFLVNIYPFLSLHENKHFPIEFAFFDGQTKAVRDNGISYTNMFDANLDTLVVSLKKASCSGVKIIIGEIGWPTDGDLYANVTLAKRFYSGFFKKMATKKGTPLYPGFIEYYLFSLTDENQKSILPGSFERHWGIFRYDGKPKFPMDITGQGHETMPIGAKNVKYLENKWCVLNKYAEDKGKLPSSVQYACSRSDCTAVDYGGSCNKLDGDGNVSYAFNMYFQMNGQDVESCVFDGLAQIVEKNASVDNCLFPIGLESVGVRIGFDAILNILVGFFLFLTLL; translated from the exons ATGGCTCATATTAAGTTTTTGATATGGGCATGTTGCTTAGCGCTATCGACTAGTTTTGCTTATGGTCTAGGTGTTAATTGGGGTACACAAGCTGCACAAACATTGCCCCCTTCAACAATTGTTCAAATGCTTAAAGATAACAAGATTgataaagttaaattgtttgaTTCTGATCATTGGACTGTTAAGTATTTTGCTGGTACAGGAATTGAAGTCATGCTTGGATTACCAAATAATCAATTGGAAAAATTTGCTAATGATTATGATTTTGCTAAGGAATGGGTCAAAAATAATGTTAGTGCACATTTGTATAATGGAGGTGTTGATATCAA GTTTGTGGCAGTTGGAAATGAACCATTTTTGAAAGCATACAATGGTTCATTTTTGAAATCAACATTTCCAGCTTTACAAAATGTACAAAAAGCCCTAAATTCAGCTGGCCTTGGTGACAAAATCAAAGCTACCATCCCACAAAACGCCGACGTTTACGAGTCCGGTAATTCGGGTCCATCACAGGGCAATTTCCGATCGGACATAAGGGACCTAATGCAAAAAATTTGTCGTTTCTTTAAAGACAACAACGCCCCTTTCCTTGTAAATATTTACCCTTTCTTAAGTCTCCACGAAAACAAACACTTCCCTATAGAATTTGCGTTTTTTGATGGTCAAACAAAGGCAGTACGTGACAATGGGATATCGTACACTAATATGTTCGATGCAAATTTGGACACATTAGTTGTATCGTTGAAAAAAGCAAGTTGTTCAGGtgtgaaaataataattggTGAAATTGGTTGGCCAACAGATGGAGATTTATATGCAAATGTTACATTAGCCAAAAGATTTTATAGTggattttttaagaaaatggcTACTAAAAAAGGAACACCATTATACCCTGGatttattgaatattatttatttagtttgacAGATGAAAATCAAAAAAGTATTTTACCAGGAAGTTTTGAACGTCATTGGGGTATTTTTAGATATGATGGAAAACCTAAATTTCCAATGGATATTACAGGACAAGGACATGAAACAATGCCTATTGGTGCAAAAAATGTTAAGTATTTGGAAAACAAATGGTGTGTTTTGAACAAATATGCTGAAGATAAAG GTAAACTACCATCAAGTGTACAATATGCTTGTTCAAGGTCAGATTGTACAGCAGTGGATTATGGAGGATCATGCAACAAGTTAGATGGAGATGGAAATGTATCATATGCATTCAACATGTATTTTCAAATGAATGGTCAAGATGTTGAATCTTGTGTTTTTGATGGATTGGCACAAATTGTGGAGAAAAATGCTTCTGTTGATAATTGCTTATTCCCTATTGGTTTGGAGAGTGTTGGAGTAAGAATTGGTTTTGATGCAATCCTTAACATTCTTGTTGGTTTCTTCCTCTTTTTGACACttctctaa
- the LOC114076906 gene encoding tRNA(His) guanylyltransferase 1-like, protein MYPNIIVVQIDGHKFGCFSEKNGFEKPNYDKALNLMNACAIKVIQNFSNVIFVFGFNDEYSFVLNKETTFYQRRARSYKQSIRYLFVEAGVFWKVRKGGKSDSECAVINSSLRVKIELFPQ, encoded by the exons ATGTACCCAAATATCATTGTTGTTCAAATTGATGGTCACAAGTTTGGCTG tttctcaGAGAAGAATGGATTTGAGAAGCCGAATTATGATAAAgccttgaacttgatgaatgCTTGTGCTATTAAGGTAATACAGAACTTCTCTAATGTTATATTTGTGTTTGGATTTAATGATGAGTACAG TTTCGTTTTGAACAAGGAAACCACATTTTACCAGAGACGAGCAAG GTCATATAAGCAATCAATACGATACTTGTTTGTGGAAGCTGGTGTTTTCTGGAAAGTCAGAAAAGGAGGCAAAAGTGATTCTGAATGTGCTGTAATCAACTCAAGTTTGAgagtaaaaattgaattgtttccTCAGTAA
- the LOC107016887 gene encoding uncharacterized protein LOC107016887: MTVKDPLELWTDLKGRYDHLKATVLPRARYEWMHLRFQDFKTVIEYNSAVFRITSQLKLCGETIKDEDMLEKTLTTFHASNVILQQQYREKGFQKYSELISCLLVAEQHNALLMKNHEARPTGAAPLPEANVVEARDQSEVKRDDHRGYNNARGRGKDKRRYTNRQGGGHNKRENNMSSQNNPSKSNCRRCGMKGHWKNECRTHEHFVRLYQNSFKKKGNKSGASSSNARAESHMTLKDDDKPGTSQKYDKDIEANLALKDDVFDGLGDITHMEVDDFFGDRN, translated from the coding sequence ATGACGGTGAAAGATCCACTTGAATTGTGGACTGATTTAAAGGGGAGATATGACCACCTAAAGGCAACAGTGTTGCCAAGAGCTCGTTATGAGTGGATGCATTTACGGTTTCAAGATTTTAAGACCGTAATTGAATACAACTCTGCTGTATTCAGGATAACCTCCCAGTTGAAATTATGTGGGGAGACTATAAAAGATGAGGACATGTTGGAAAAGACACTTACTACTTTCCATGCCTCAAATGTGATATTGCAGCAGCAATATCGTGAAAAGGGTTTTCAGAAATATTCTGAACTAATCTCATGTCTTTTGGTGGCTGAGCAACATAATgctcttttaatgaaaaatcatgaagctCGTCCCACTGGAGCTGCTCCATTACCGGAGGCAAATGTGGTGGAAGCACGTGATCAATCTGAAGTAAAAAGAGATGATCATCGGGGATATAATAATGCACGGGGACGTGGCAAAGATAAAAGACGATACACTAATCGTCAAGGTGGTGGTCATAATAAAAGGGAGAACAACATGAGTTCTCAAAATAACCCCTCAAAAAGTAATTGTCGTCGTTGTGGCATGAAAGGCCATTGGAAGAATGAATGTCGCACACATGAGCATTTTGTAAGGCTCtatcaaaattcttttaaaaagaaaggaaataaaagtggtGCTTCCTCTTCCAATGCTCGAGCTGAGTCACATATGACTCTTAAAGATGATGATAAGCCGGGAACATCTCAGAAATATGATAAGGATATTGAAGCAAATTTGGCTTTAAAGGATGATGTTTTTGATGGCCTTGGTGACATTACTCATATGGAAGTTGATGACTTCTTTGGAGATCGAAACTGA